A genome region from Populus alba chromosome 5, ASM523922v2, whole genome shotgun sequence includes the following:
- the LOC118032505 gene encoding probable serine/threonine-protein kinase WNK7 isoform X2, with protein MAVRIRNLLIRMFLRLIQLVGTFGYKAFDEVNGIEVAWNQVRIDEVLQSPDDLERLYSEMHLLKTLKHSNIVRFYNSWIDDKKKTVNIITELFTSGSLRQYCKKHRKIEMKAVKGWARQILNGLNYLHNHDPPIIHRDLKCDNIFINGNQGEVKIGDLGLATVMEQANAKSVIGTPEFMAPELYDENYNELADIYSFGMCMLEMVTFEYPYSECRNSAQIYKKVSSGIKPASLSKVKDPDLKQFIEKCLLPASERLPAKELLMDPFLDVNGFARNSSIPRSDILMSKMTAIGDRCLVSEGPATARNKPPSMDLSHDPEMPTITSFNNSVDEDTHSLCLEVRRAKRGNVFLLRGEGNDENSVSLILRMADQNGARVRNIHFLFYLDGDTALSVSSEMVEQLELEVENVKFIAELIDLLLLKLIPNWKPGVHIEHLVPPSREQTPRVQSKDLHSLGNGKMAVAPFQNAHDAANHSRCSSRHNSLGGSIPTVGESPCTVKLDDLMSNLDDFDSQNPPAAEDQHSEMSYVSANSSELNDRKLSFTSYMSTDSGPVNFDGNGLRGILRDFLTEREILASIDDGGKFFNAGMNGFISSGYASDVSSSSCKDDNEELRRELGKIELQYQEAMKEISKRRHEAIQETTKSLSQKNVQSFH; from the exons ATGGCGGTTCGCATTCGGAACCTCCTGATCCGGATGTTCTTGAGATTGATCCAACTTGTCGGTACATTCGG CTACAAGGCATTTGATGAAGTTAATGGAATTGAAGTTGCGTGGAACCAAGTTAGGATTGATGAGGTGTTGCAGTCGCCTGATGACTTGGAGAGGCTATATTCTGAAATGCATCTCCTGAAAACATTGAAACACAGTAATATTGTAAGGTTTTACAATTCATGGATTGACGATAAAAAGAAGACTGTTAATATTATAACCGAGCTATTCACTTCGGGTAGCCTGAGACA ATACTGTAAGAAACACAGAAAGATTGAAATGAAGGCTGTGAAGGGTTGGGCAAGACAGATTTTGAATGGTTTGAACTATCTTCATAATCATGATCCACCGATTATACATAGAGATCTAAAGTGCGACAACATATTTATCAATGGTAATCAAGGAGAAGTTAAAATCGGAGATCTTGGTTTGGCAACTGTCATGGAGCAGGCTAATGCGAAAAGTGTAATAG GAACCCCTGAATTTATGGCACCTGAGCTGTATGACGAGAACTACAATGAGTTAGCTGATATATATTCCTTTGGAATGTGCATGCTGGAGATGGTCACTTTTGAATATCCTTACAGTGAATGTAGGAACTCAGCTCAGATATATAAGAAAGTTTCATCT GGAATAAAGCCTGCTTCCCTATCTAAGGTTAAAGATCCagatttaaaacaatttattgaAAAGTGTTTACTACCAGCATCTGAAAGACTGCCAGCAAAGGAGCTTCTGATGGACCCTTTTCTCGATGTGAATGGATTTGCAAGGAATTCTTCCATCCCTCGTTCTGATATTCTGATGTCGAAGATGACAGCTATTGGAGATCGTTGTTTGGTGTCAGAAGGACCTGCAACTGCACGGAATAAGCCCCCCTCCATGGATTTGAGTCATGATCCTGAGATGCCCACTATCACTTCTTTTAACAATTCTGTTGATGAGGATACCCATTCTCTATGCTTGGAGGTTCGAAGGGCAAAGAGAGGCAATGTTTTCCTGTTAAGAGGTGAAGGAAATGATGAAAACTCCGTATCATTAATACTTCGAATGGCTGATCAGAATG GTGCTCGTGTAAGGAATATCCATTTCCTATTCTACCTTGATGGTGATACTGCGCTATCAGTTTCAAGTGAAATGGTTGAGCAATTGGAACTCGAAGTTGAAAATGTTAAATTCATAGCAGAGTTGattgatttgttgttgttgaaattaataCCCAATTGGAAACCTGGTGTTCACATTGAGCATCTAGTGCCGCCAAGTAGAGAACAAACCCCTAGGGTCCAGTCGAAGGACTTGCATTCATTGGGAAATGGAAAGATGGCTGTGGCTCCTTTCCAAAATGCTCATGATGCTGCCAATCATTCAAGGTGTTCAAGTCGCCACAATTCTCTTGGTGGATCGATTCCAACAGTAGGAGAAAGCCCCTGTACAGTGAAACTTGATGATTTGATGTCCAATCTTGATGATTTTGATAGCCAGAATCCACCTGCAGCCGAAGATCAGCATTCTGAAATGTCATATGTTTCAGCAAACTCGAGTGAATTGAATGATAGAAAGCTCTCCTTTACTTCATACATGTCCACAGATTCAGGACCTGTGAACTTCGATGGGAATGGCTTGAGAGGTATCTTGCGGGATTTTTTAACTGAAAGGGAAATCCTTGCATCAATTGATGACGGGGGCAAATTTTTCAACGCTGGTATGAATGGCTTCATCTCTTCTGGTTACGCATCTGATGTTTCCTCTTCATCTTGCAAGGATGACAATGAGGAGTTGAGAAGAGAGCTGGGAAAGATTGAACTGCAGTATCAGGAAGCAATGAAAGAAATATCCAAAAGAAGGCATGAAGCTATCCAGGAGACAACAAAAAGTTTGTCTCAGAAGAATGTACAGTCGTTTCACTAG
- the LOC118032505 gene encoding probable serine/threonine-protein kinase WNK7 isoform X3, with the protein MESSEDGGSHSEPPDPDVLEIDPTCRYIRYKEVLGKGAFKTVYKAFDEVNGIEVAWNQVRIDEVLQSPDDLERLYSEMHLLKTLKHSNIVRFYNSWIDDKKKTVNIITELFTSGSLRQYCKKHRKIEMKAVKGWARQILNGLNYLHNHDPPIIHRDLKCDNIFINGNQGEVKIGDLGLATVMEQANAKSVIGTPEFMAPELYDENYNELADIYSFGMCMLEMVTFEYPYSECRNSAQIYKKVSSGIKPASLSKVKDPDLKQFIEKCLLPASERLPAKELLMDPFLDVNGFARNSSIPRSDILMSKMTAIGDRCLVSEGPATARNKPPSMDLSHDPEMPTITSFNNSVDEDTHSLCLEVRRAKRGNVFLLRGEGNDENSVSLILRMADQNGARVRNIHFLFYLDGDTALSVSSEMVEQLELEVENVKFIAELIDLLLLKLIPNWKPGVHIEHLVPPSREQTPRVQSKDLHSLGNGKMAVAPFQNAHDAANHSRCSSRHNSLGGSIPTVGESPCTVKLDDLMSNLDDFDSQNPPAAEDQHSEMSYVSANSSELNDRKLSFTSYMSTDSGPVNFDGNGLRG; encoded by the exons ATGGAAAGTTCAGAAGATGGCGGTTCGCATTCGGAACCTCCTGATCCGGATGTTCTTGAGATTGATCCAACTTGTCGGTACATTCGG TACAAGGAGGTGCTAGGGAAGGGTGCTTTCAAGACAGT CTACAAGGCATTTGATGAAGTTAATGGAATTGAAGTTGCGTGGAACCAAGTTAGGATTGATGAGGTGTTGCAGTCGCCTGATGACTTGGAGAGGCTATATTCTGAAATGCATCTCCTGAAAACATTGAAACACAGTAATATTGTAAGGTTTTACAATTCATGGATTGACGATAAAAAGAAGACTGTTAATATTATAACCGAGCTATTCACTTCGGGTAGCCTGAGACA ATACTGTAAGAAACACAGAAAGATTGAAATGAAGGCTGTGAAGGGTTGGGCAAGACAGATTTTGAATGGTTTGAACTATCTTCATAATCATGATCCACCGATTATACATAGAGATCTAAAGTGCGACAACATATTTATCAATGGTAATCAAGGAGAAGTTAAAATCGGAGATCTTGGTTTGGCAACTGTCATGGAGCAGGCTAATGCGAAAAGTGTAATAG GAACCCCTGAATTTATGGCACCTGAGCTGTATGACGAGAACTACAATGAGTTAGCTGATATATATTCCTTTGGAATGTGCATGCTGGAGATGGTCACTTTTGAATATCCTTACAGTGAATGTAGGAACTCAGCTCAGATATATAAGAAAGTTTCATCT GGAATAAAGCCTGCTTCCCTATCTAAGGTTAAAGATCCagatttaaaacaatttattgaAAAGTGTTTACTACCAGCATCTGAAAGACTGCCAGCAAAGGAGCTTCTGATGGACCCTTTTCTCGATGTGAATGGATTTGCAAGGAATTCTTCCATCCCTCGTTCTGATATTCTGATGTCGAAGATGACAGCTATTGGAGATCGTTGTTTGGTGTCAGAAGGACCTGCAACTGCACGGAATAAGCCCCCCTCCATGGATTTGAGTCATGATCCTGAGATGCCCACTATCACTTCTTTTAACAATTCTGTTGATGAGGATACCCATTCTCTATGCTTGGAGGTTCGAAGGGCAAAGAGAGGCAATGTTTTCCTGTTAAGAGGTGAAGGAAATGATGAAAACTCCGTATCATTAATACTTCGAATGGCTGATCAGAATG GTGCTCGTGTAAGGAATATCCATTTCCTATTCTACCTTGATGGTGATACTGCGCTATCAGTTTCAAGTGAAATGGTTGAGCAATTGGAACTCGAAGTTGAAAATGTTAAATTCATAGCAGAGTTGattgatttgttgttgttgaaattaataCCCAATTGGAAACCTGGTGTTCACATTGAGCATCTAGTGCCGCCAAGTAGAGAACAAACCCCTAGGGTCCAGTCGAAGGACTTGCATTCATTGGGAAATGGAAAGATGGCTGTGGCTCCTTTCCAAAATGCTCATGATGCTGCCAATCATTCAAGGTGTTCAAGTCGCCACAATTCTCTTGGTGGATCGATTCCAACAGTAGGAGAAAGCCCCTGTACAGTGAAACTTGATGATTTGATGTCCAATCTTGATGATTTTGATAGCCAGAATCCACCTGCAGCCGAAGATCAGCATTCTGAAATGTCATATGTTTCAGCAAACTCGAGTGAATTGAATGATAGAAAGCTCTCCTTTACTTCATACATGTCCACAGATTCAGGACCTGTGAACTTCGATGGGAATGGCTTGAGAG GATGA
- the LOC118032505 gene encoding probable serine/threonine-protein kinase WNK7 isoform X1, whose protein sequence is MESSEDGGSHSEPPDPDVLEIDPTCRYIRYKEVLGKGAFKTVYKAFDEVNGIEVAWNQVRIDEVLQSPDDLERLYSEMHLLKTLKHSNIVRFYNSWIDDKKKTVNIITELFTSGSLRQYCKKHRKIEMKAVKGWARQILNGLNYLHNHDPPIIHRDLKCDNIFINGNQGEVKIGDLGLATVMEQANAKSVIGTPEFMAPELYDENYNELADIYSFGMCMLEMVTFEYPYSECRNSAQIYKKVSSGIKPASLSKVKDPDLKQFIEKCLLPASERLPAKELLMDPFLDVNGFARNSSIPRSDILMSKMTAIGDRCLVSEGPATARNKPPSMDLSHDPEMPTITSFNNSVDEDTHSLCLEVRRAKRGNVFLLRGEGNDENSVSLILRMADQNGARVRNIHFLFYLDGDTALSVSSEMVEQLELEVENVKFIAELIDLLLLKLIPNWKPGVHIEHLVPPSREQTPRVQSKDLHSLGNGKMAVAPFQNAHDAANHSRCSSRHNSLGGSIPTVGESPCTVKLDDLMSNLDDFDSQNPPAAEDQHSEMSYVSANSSELNDRKLSFTSYMSTDSGPVNFDGNGLRGILRDFLTEREILASIDDGGKFFNAGMNGFISSGYASDVSSSSCKDDNEELRRELGKIELQYQEAMKEISKRRHEAIQETTKSLSQKNVQSFH, encoded by the exons ATGGAAAGTTCAGAAGATGGCGGTTCGCATTCGGAACCTCCTGATCCGGATGTTCTTGAGATTGATCCAACTTGTCGGTACATTCGG TACAAGGAGGTGCTAGGGAAGGGTGCTTTCAAGACAGT CTACAAGGCATTTGATGAAGTTAATGGAATTGAAGTTGCGTGGAACCAAGTTAGGATTGATGAGGTGTTGCAGTCGCCTGATGACTTGGAGAGGCTATATTCTGAAATGCATCTCCTGAAAACATTGAAACACAGTAATATTGTAAGGTTTTACAATTCATGGATTGACGATAAAAAGAAGACTGTTAATATTATAACCGAGCTATTCACTTCGGGTAGCCTGAGACA ATACTGTAAGAAACACAGAAAGATTGAAATGAAGGCTGTGAAGGGTTGGGCAAGACAGATTTTGAATGGTTTGAACTATCTTCATAATCATGATCCACCGATTATACATAGAGATCTAAAGTGCGACAACATATTTATCAATGGTAATCAAGGAGAAGTTAAAATCGGAGATCTTGGTTTGGCAACTGTCATGGAGCAGGCTAATGCGAAAAGTGTAATAG GAACCCCTGAATTTATGGCACCTGAGCTGTATGACGAGAACTACAATGAGTTAGCTGATATATATTCCTTTGGAATGTGCATGCTGGAGATGGTCACTTTTGAATATCCTTACAGTGAATGTAGGAACTCAGCTCAGATATATAAGAAAGTTTCATCT GGAATAAAGCCTGCTTCCCTATCTAAGGTTAAAGATCCagatttaaaacaatttattgaAAAGTGTTTACTACCAGCATCTGAAAGACTGCCAGCAAAGGAGCTTCTGATGGACCCTTTTCTCGATGTGAATGGATTTGCAAGGAATTCTTCCATCCCTCGTTCTGATATTCTGATGTCGAAGATGACAGCTATTGGAGATCGTTGTTTGGTGTCAGAAGGACCTGCAACTGCACGGAATAAGCCCCCCTCCATGGATTTGAGTCATGATCCTGAGATGCCCACTATCACTTCTTTTAACAATTCTGTTGATGAGGATACCCATTCTCTATGCTTGGAGGTTCGAAGGGCAAAGAGAGGCAATGTTTTCCTGTTAAGAGGTGAAGGAAATGATGAAAACTCCGTATCATTAATACTTCGAATGGCTGATCAGAATG GTGCTCGTGTAAGGAATATCCATTTCCTATTCTACCTTGATGGTGATACTGCGCTATCAGTTTCAAGTGAAATGGTTGAGCAATTGGAACTCGAAGTTGAAAATGTTAAATTCATAGCAGAGTTGattgatttgttgttgttgaaattaataCCCAATTGGAAACCTGGTGTTCACATTGAGCATCTAGTGCCGCCAAGTAGAGAACAAACCCCTAGGGTCCAGTCGAAGGACTTGCATTCATTGGGAAATGGAAAGATGGCTGTGGCTCCTTTCCAAAATGCTCATGATGCTGCCAATCATTCAAGGTGTTCAAGTCGCCACAATTCTCTTGGTGGATCGATTCCAACAGTAGGAGAAAGCCCCTGTACAGTGAAACTTGATGATTTGATGTCCAATCTTGATGATTTTGATAGCCAGAATCCACCTGCAGCCGAAGATCAGCATTCTGAAATGTCATATGTTTCAGCAAACTCGAGTGAATTGAATGATAGAAAGCTCTCCTTTACTTCATACATGTCCACAGATTCAGGACCTGTGAACTTCGATGGGAATGGCTTGAGAGGTATCTTGCGGGATTTTTTAACTGAAAGGGAAATCCTTGCATCAATTGATGACGGGGGCAAATTTTTCAACGCTGGTATGAATGGCTTCATCTCTTCTGGTTACGCATCTGATGTTTCCTCTTCATCTTGCAAGGATGACAATGAGGAGTTGAGAAGAGAGCTGGGAAAGATTGAACTGCAGTATCAGGAAGCAATGAAAGAAATATCCAAAAGAAGGCATGAAGCTATCCAGGAGACAACAAAAAGTTTGTCTCAGAAGAATGTACAGTCGTTTCACTAG
- the LOC118032056 gene encoding U-box domain-containing protein 28: MVRDVNLYVTVPNLFRCPISLDVMKSPVSLCTGVTYDRTSIQRWLDSGNNTCPATMQVLNSKEFVPNRTLQRLIQIWSDSVQTQNDLRVDSAAHSVVTEEEVEVLVKEMRAQKEKVDHLSKFICFAKESEENCEFLAKFDGFVEMLVGFLDGDKDIDFLERVVRVFAMILNKVGDYKALKLLILKQNNDGSHDCLSSLLLVLKQGRSVNSRVGVIKIIEAITLDAESKQMLSEKEGFLFELVKLISLEKDPSLIEASLSCLAAISLSKRVKIKLINLKIIAELRKLLTGGQNASVSIIEKALKLLEMVSSFREGRAEFCNDAACVEAVMNKVLKVSSEATEHAVMILWSACYLFRDRAAQDAVVKSNGLTKILLLMQSNCSPGVRQMSGDLLKIFRVNSKSDYCLSSYETKTTHIMPF, encoded by the coding sequence atggtgagAGACGTTAATTTGTACGTTACGGTCCCTAATCTCTTCCGGTGTCCCATCTCACTTGACGTGATGAAATCACCTGTGAGTCTCTGTACCGGTGTCACCTACGACCGCACCAGCATCCAGCGGTGGTTGGATAGCGGCAACAACACGTGTCCTGCCACGATGCAAGTTCTCAACAGCAAGGAGTTCGTTCCCAACCGCACTTTACAGAGACTCATCCAGATCTGGTCTGACTCAGTCCAGACTCAGAACGATCTCCGAGTTGACTCAGCCGCCCACTCGGTCGTCACCGAGGAAGAGGTTGAGGTTTTGGTGAAAGAAATGAGAGCCCAGAAGGAGAAAGTTGATCATTTGTCGAAATTCATCTGTTTCGCTAAAGAATCCGAGGAGAACTGCGAGTTCTTGGCGAAATTTGATGGGTTTGTGGAAATGCTCGTCGGGTTTCTTGATGGCGATAAGGACATTGATTTTCTCGAGCGAGTCGTTAGAGTATTTGCTATGATCCTGAACAAAGTTGGAGATTACAAGGCGTTAAAGTTATTGATTTTGAAGCAAAACAATGATGGCTCTCACGATTGTTTGTCTTCTCTCCTTCTTGTCTTGAAACAAGGAAGAAGCGTGAATTCACGAGTTGGAGTTATTAAAATCATTGAAGCCATAACTCTCGACGCCGAGTCAAAACAGATGCTTTCGGAGAAAGAAGGGTTCTTGTTCGAATTGGTGAAATTGATCAGCTTAGAAAAAGATCCGAGCTTGATCGAAGCAAGTTTATCGTGTTTAGCAGCGATATCTCTGTCGAAACGTGTTAAAATAAagctaatcaatttaaaaataattgcagaGCTAAGAAAACTATTAACAGGAGGGCAGAACGCGAGCGTTTCGATCATAGAAAAGGCATTGAAGTTGCTAGAAATGGTATCGTCATTCAGGGAAGGGAGGGCGGAGTTTTGCAATGACGCAGCTTGTGTTGAGGCTGTGATGAACAAAGTGCTGAAAGTTTCGAGTGAGGCGACGGAGCATGCGGTGATGATATTGTGGAGTGCGTGTTATCTGTTCAGAGATCGGGCGGCACAAGATGCAGTAGTGAAGAGCAATGGGTTGACGAAGATATTGTTGTTAATGCAAAGTAACTGTTCACCTGGAGTAAGGCAAATGTCCGGTGATTTGCTGAAGATTTTCAGGGTGAATTCCAAGTCTGATTATTGTCTTTCTAGCTATGAAACTAAGACTACTCACATCATGCCCTTCTGA